Below is a window of Paraburkholderia azotifigens DNA.
GTGGAGCGGCTGCGCGCGCGGCTCGACACGGTGCGCGACAAATCCGTGCGGATGCTTGAAAAGACGGGGCTGCGGATGTTCCAGACGCCCGCGGCGGGCATGTTCGTGTGGGCGGACACGGGCGTCGATGCCGATGCGCTCGCGGCTGCCGGCCACGAGGAAGGGTTTCTACTGACGCCGGGCAGTCTGTTCTCGCCGCAGCAGTCGCCGACCACGTGGATGCGCTTCAACGTCGCGAATTGCGGCGATCCGGCGCTGCCTGCGTTCCTGTGCCGCTATCTGGACGGCGTCGCACGGCGGGCGTCATAGGCTTGTCCCGTGCCCCTTGAATTCGCGGCGCGCGCCCCCATCTGAGCGGGCAACGTCTGTAGCGCGCGCCGCTCACGCAGATGCCTTCAGCTTCGAATCCCCGAATCAACCTGCAATAGAAGAGGAAAATTGACCATGGCACAAGAAACCATGAGCTTTCAGGCAGAAGTGAAACAGCTTCTGCACCTGATGATCCATTCGCTGTACAGCAACAAGGAAATCTTCCTGCGCGAACTGATTTCGAACGCATCGGACGCGGCCGACAAGCTCCGCTTCGAAGCAATCGAAAACAGCGCGCTGTATGAGAACGATCCGAACCTGCGCATCCGCGTGTCGTTCGACAAGAACGCCCGCACCATCAGCATCGACGACAACGGTATCGGCATGAGCCGCGACGAGGCCGTCGCGAATCTCGGCACGATCGCGCGCTCGGGCACGAAGGAATTTTTCGGCAAGCTCTCGGGCGACCAGCAGAAGGACGCGGCGCTGATCGGCCAGTTCGGCGTCGGCTTCTACTCGGGCTTCATCGTCGCGGACAGGATCACGGTCGAAACGCGCCGCGCCGGTCTGCCTGCAGCGGAAGGCGTGCGCTGGGTCAGCGCGGGCGAAGGCGACTTCTCGGTCGAGACGATCGAGCGCGCGCAACGCGGCACGACGATCACGCTGCATCTGCGCGCCGACGAAGACGACCTGCTGTCCACGTACAAGCTCAAGTCGATCATCCAGAAGTATTCGGATCACGTCGCGCTACCCATCCTGATGCAGAAGGAAGAGTGGGACGCCGAAAAGAGCGAGATGGTCGCGAAGGACGAAGACGAGACTGTCAACCAGGCGAGCGCGTTGTGGACGCGCGCGAAGAGCGACATCACGGAAGATCAATACAAGCAGTTCTATCAGCATCTGTCGCACGATCATCAGGATCCGCTGACGTGGACGCATAACCGCGTCGAAGGCCGCAGCGAGTACACGCAGCTGCTGTATGTGCCGTCGCACGCGCCGTTCGACATGTGGAACCGCGATCATCGCGGCGGCCTGAAGCTGTATGTGAAGCGCGTCTTCATCATGGACGACGCCGAGCAATTGCTGCCCGCGTATCTGCGTTTCGTGAAGGGCGTGGTCGATTCCGCCGATCTGCCGCTAAACGTGTCGCGCGAACTGCTGCAGGAAAGCCGCGACGTGAAGGCGATCCGCGAAGGCGTGACC
It encodes the following:
- the htpG gene encoding molecular chaperone HtpG, whose protein sequence is MAQETMSFQAEVKQLLHLMIHSLYSNKEIFLRELISNASDAADKLRFEAIENSALYENDPNLRIRVSFDKNARTISIDDNGIGMSRDEAVANLGTIARSGTKEFFGKLSGDQQKDAALIGQFGVGFYSGFIVADRITVETRRAGLPAAEGVRWVSAGEGDFSVETIERAQRGTTITLHLRADEDDLLSTYKLKSIIQKYSDHVALPILMQKEEWDAEKSEMVAKDEDETVNQASALWTRAKSDITEDQYKQFYQHLSHDHQDPLTWTHNRVEGRSEYTQLLYVPSHAPFDMWNRDHRGGLKLYVKRVFIMDDAEQLLPAYLRFVKGVVDSADLPLNVSRELLQESRDVKAIREGVTKRALSMLEELANSEEAAGKDKYTTFWKEFGQVLKEGIGEDFSNKERIAKLARFASTQNDSSEQNVSLTDYVARMKPEQSKIYYVTADTYQAAKNSPHLEVFRKKGVEVLLLTDRVDEWMLSFFTEFDGKPLQSVARGDLDLGQLNDEEKQAQEKVGEELKPLVERMKEALKDKAKDVRLTFRLTDSPSCLVADEGDMSGYLQRMLKAAGQNAPTFHPILEVNPEHALVKNLSTDNANFDDWCHLLFDQALLAEGGSLEDPASFVKRTNALLLAR